A segment of the Biomphalaria glabrata chromosome 18, xgBioGlab47.1, whole genome shotgun sequence genome:
tagtcctcccgtagtgctctggcaagaaacttagacgttcggcgtagtgcctcgtagctaccatacaagtcgaatgactgcacaggcaagtccccccttagctcgcggagctggggacactcgtacaagacgtgcgacactgtttcgacgctctctccacagtgacggcatcgggagtcaaagttcgtgcgaaaccgggcaaagtatgctccaataggacagtgttccgttctgcactgcgcaataattgactgctctgacctcctcagtcgccaccatggatcgtcgcgatctgggtgacgcatgtgctgccagacaccaTATGCTCTGTCaaattcctcccaggactttaaccacttctaatgaatgagtgctcggatttgtgccgttgcttgtaagtgcGTGATTGGTGcctcgaggtgtgtggctgccaaagCACCCTCCCTTGTGAGGGCGTCTGtcgtttcattgcccctcacgtcgcaatgtgaaggcgcccactgcattaaaacgacagctccaatagctcggcggatgttatctgcggcgccgattgcctcttctattacgggcgaccctcccccgccgccacccatagcttggagactggagcgagacaccagactcgagcagagttgtgttgtctgagcgcctaaaggcagcacggaaaaccttctcccagattaccccccccccccccccaacactggTCCAAGAGATTGGACCGTAGCGCTCTGAGCGTGTTATAAACATTATATAAGagatattgttattattattattaagtacatATCGACAACCAACACTGAATACACGTTCACCAACTCTAAATGACttatatttctcacggctattgCCAAATTTccattcacggtgcccccgctgcggggaagaagaggaaacattctgtttgactgccccagacttgctgatctccgtctcgacaggtctgggaaaccaaaattTCTCGACCTGTATGTTGACATGtgtgcactacgcaagacagcagggtttctgtccagggcttttgcaagagaggatttgagcctctcaagagctcactcaaatggagtttgatgatgatggtgatgatgatgatggtgatgatgatgatgatgatgatgatgatggtgatgatgatgatgatgaaatgaCTCATCAACGTTTACGATAAAACATTTAATGAGAAAATGCAAATGATTAAGGAAGTTTAACTTACAAAACAGTTAAGATAAGAACAACAAGAGATAAgacaatcaaatggaaattctgtTTGACCAGCTCAACGTaagaataacaatatagatggaaatatgagcaacattcacacacgaaacaaaTACACTCTCACAACCAGCGCTCAGACTTCTATGAACAGGTACTTCTCGATgacaacagatgaccttacaacgctctgaccgaaagtgggatcaaggagtttttaaatttttgtgttgtagtcctaatggaaaggagacgaccacttcgttcagatctgatgtttAATGGATGCAGGTTGTCTTTATATTAGTAATTAAACTAAATAACTCGCATGCGCGCATACACATACTTAACTTCGGCCACACGCACGATCCAATAACTTCAACTAACACATCAAGGCTAGACCTGCCCAAGAACTGGGTCAGTCACGGCCCCAAGGGCGAGCTCAAACCAAAACAATACATCGCAGCCCCAaacctaacaccctgaaacgaaGAATAAAGTTAGATTTAGTGTTGCTGCTAAATCACAGATTATAAAACTGATTGATACATTAAAGTACCGTTAAAACGGGTAAACAGTTCAAACTGTCGCACAGAAAGAGACCTCAGCCAGAACGTCTTCTACGCTAAAGAAAAATACTAGAACTAAGCGTGAGGCAAAACGCATACACTATTcttgacaaaaacaaaacaacaaaaaacgccAAATGCAAATGTATTCCTAGACCTAAAACCACGGGGATCAGACAAGAAAGTAAACTTCACGCGTACGCGACAGCGTTCATTTCCCGAGCGTTGAATttcattttacaaaaatatgacAAAAATATGTTCGAGTAAATATCTTTCATAGGCATTTTTTTGTTCAACCAAGCGAGGCTCTGTCACTTTGTACAATTTCAATACAGGAAAAGGGTCGTATGTTTGTAGCGATTAGATTGTTGGCTATTGTTGTAATCTAGTAATACTATTCTCTATGATGGCCAATGTATATCTTTACATTAAGCAAATGCTATTTTATGTATCTCttcatttttaaattctagGATAGCGTTTATTAGtataaattgtttttgtaagttatttgtttcttttacattcaccttcatcttcacctcTCTGTAAACACAAaacttttaactttatttataacttatttGAGTCTCATTTCATTGTGAATTGAAAAGCTTCACACAAAGTATTCGCATGTTACCTTTATAACTGCGCCCATTACAACAAATGTTTAACTACGAGAAGCAAGAGAACGTCAGGGTATTGAAATGTTTAACTACGAGAAGCAAGAGAACGTCAGGGTATTGAAATGTTTAACTACGAGAAGCAAGAGAAAGTCTGGGTATTGAAATGTTTAACTCCGAGAAGCAATATAAAGTCAGGGTATTGAAATGTTTAACTACGAGAAGCAAGAGAAAGTCAGGGTATTGAAATGCTTAACTCCGAGAAGCAAGAGAAAGTCAGGGTATTGAAATGTTTAACTCCGAGAAGCAAGAGAAAGTCAGGGTATTGAAATGTTTAACTCCGAGAAGCAAGAGAAAGTCAGGGTATTGAAATGCTTAACTCCGAGAAGCAAGAGAAAGTCAAGGTATTGAAATGTTTAACTACGAAAAGCAAGAGAAAGTCAGGGTATTGAAATGCTTAACTCCGAGAAGCAAGAGAAAGTCAAGGTATTGAAATGTTTAACTACGAGAAGCAAGAGAAAGTCTGGGTATTGAAATGTTTAACTCCGAGAAGCAAGAGAAAGTCAAGGTATTGAAATGTTTAACTCCGAGAAGCAAGAGAAAGTCAAGGTATTGAAATGTTTAACTACGAGAAGCAAGAGAAAGTCTGGGTATTGAAATGCTAGATGATCCAATTTTCCACTTCTATCAGCTTGCCAACTCTTCATGGATTCcaaaatttacacacacacaaaaactgaGGGACAACTGGAAACTACACGGATATTTCGAAAccgtctctaacgatttttctagaaatttgatagtttatgtatatgtttggaaaacaaaatagtatttaattgatcacaaaataaaaactctTATTTCAccattataacattttttttgtatacaaatgttatcataaaataaatttggcttatcttttcattttaaatacgCGCTTAGCGGGGATTACCGCACAcaactcaaatgtttctttgtgttCGGTAAAGAGTTTAAGAAAGGAAATAAACGTACTTGAACATTTTGAAAAGCTGCGACTTCTGTAGAAATAATTTGCGGGACTGTTCATAGAAGATGGTCATTGTGCAATGCTTACTGGGAAGTAATGAATTAAATGAGAACTTATACATCATCATCCGCTTCCTATTGGAGCCatcgaagttttttttttagatttattataGCACCCTGGCATTTTGAGTGTAAAGTCTGGGTCACTAGTTGAACAGGAATaagataattataattttttaaaaccactTTGTTGGTCATTCATAATGGTTGGGGTTAGTGAGAATAAGGAGTGCATCTTTCTAAAcgactttgtttttctttcattgcATATTTGTATTTGTCGAAAACATTCCCCATGTTTTATAGTTTGGTTCAACTTTACAAAACCTACTATGTTTTAGTGACTGACTTCTTATCTCTGTATTAGTATTACTTCAGTTACCTAAATCCAACAAagtattcagtggcgtagctaagaatttgccatcatttggggacccggggcttgacctctttggagtcccctgcattttgcttaatatttaatttaattgtaaaaaacactcatttggaggcCCCTCTCAAGTGAGGGCCCGGggaagattttcaaattctccccatGCCTCTCCCATCTTAGCCTCTGAAAGTATGACTAACTTACATCCATCTCAGTATTCTAGTAATGTTTTACTTGTCCCTGGTCTTTTCATACTTATAACTGGATACATCGTCATGTTCCTGGAATTTCCACCTGACACATCCCCATGACCTCAAGGTTCGCTTATCAATGTTTGTTTAAGTATATTCCGAAGCGTCACGGCCTTCGTCACTGACATGGTGGTCACAGTGTAATCTGTGTAGTGTAGCTATGGATTGTGACATCCTACACGTCACATAAGAGGCCTACTTAACATGACAACGTTACAGATTTAGTCCGTTATTCAAGTCTGAAGTGCAGTTTAATGTATGAGTTTCCACCTTTATGGTACAACGATGGTAAGTGGAATTTGTgttattgtttacttttaaatattcAATTGCACTCTAGTAGTAATAGTATGTAACATCATTTACTCATTTCACCTTAGATAGTAACGCTATAATCCACGGCCGGATTTAGGGATGGTGAAGCAGGTATACTGCCCCAGGATAACAACGAAAGAGTTaagcaaatattttaatttttaacgaGTTATAGTTTATCTTTTGGTTTTACATTTATATCTTTTATTTCGTCAACACTTTATTTCTTACGGTTTGTAACTCGGTCGTGGTTAACAAGTGACCGCGcgtaatatataaatgtagCTCTGGATTTACGGCAGGTCCTCAACCCAAGGACTTATTCTGtataaactaaaaagaaatgttttgactaaaatatgtatatcaattttgtttttgataaagaagaaaaaagagattaagtttacaaatactctttttttttttttttctaaaatttggcatgcttttagatacaGGTTTTATTACTAATAAGTGGGGACTACGCTTACTTAAATCCGGTCCTGATAACCCTAACCCCTTAcctttattttcttatcttattgtATGAATAGATTCAATaggtaaacaaaataattcattttaagtttttcttattgagattataattatttaaatgggAAAAAATAAGGAGGTCAAAGCTGGGTCTACGTAAACACGTCCAATTGTAACCGTAACAAAATCTTTGAACCGAAATTGttatttttcttaatgtttCATAATGTTTCTGTTTCTTGCAGTGACCTCAAGCACTTCAGTATCTGTACTTGAGAGTACCAAAGTCACAACCCTTTGAGCAGTGGCGCAGCGAAGTACCCGTGGGCtcgggttcaagaatattttGATGGGGCCCCTCccaaaaaagataaatttaattgcgacaaaacaattgaataatttatttgtatCGGTGTATTTATCAAAAGACGTTTCAATGCAATTAGTAATTAGTAACAATGTCATTACGtctgattcagttaggactccaacaagtaatagtgtcttaaaaatcaatgtttgtaCAATGTCTTAACAGAATTAAGTGACTTAAAGATACTTCAaatgaataaagaaatgtttgatgAGTTGTACTTTCTACACATTCTATATGCCTAAAACACTTCTAGGAGAAACGTTTTCAATATTGATACAAgttataatctaattctacttCCATCATTTAATTCTGGCCTTCTAAGTAGCAATTCAGTAAACACTGCAGCTATTTctaaaattctaaactaaattttGATAGTGACCGCTAAGCTCAACAAATTGATACAGACAAAGTTAGAAATAAGATGCATGCTGTGACATTGTTTAGAAAATGTAGTGACAAAATGTAATTGTCTAAGAAAAAAACAGCCTAATGTAactgtttatattaaaataaaaaaaaataaacatcaaaatcTTGTACACAGACTTGATTTGTCATTATGAAAGGTTTCTTTAAAGGATTGCATCTCTGAACAATATGCTATGGCACTATCATCTGGGTCAAATGCGACTAGAATGATTGTGGCATCATACAATCGTATGTCGTTTGCACTTGAAATGTAACTGGACATTTGCGACTTAAACATGACgacaatattttatgtcaatGAAATCTGTCAAGTAATTGTAAAGAAATGACAAAAAGGCttctcttcgagtccgaagattaatgaggagtgcagtattcaGTGTGACTACGCAGCCCCGGTCGTGGCCTACGTATTTTGCCAgcgatttagttttttttcgccgtctacgtctgtcattTATATGTATCCCGAGGCCTCTgaaagtgacctccagctgtctcgttctgaggccacatgcaaccaggtgcatTATTCGATATTTGGAGCTAATTTCAGTAATTTGATCAACTTTTGATATGACTTAAGTGCAAATGAAGAGAAAAATATCGCCGCTATGACCTGCTATAGTACCGGTATTTTTATCAGCACTGCATCGCCCAACAGGGCTATTATTTCGTTTAGAATCTGTGAGGCTTTGTTTTCATGTCAGATTCATAGCACTTTTGAATAAATCAGGTCAGAGTTTTCTGTTTAAATATAATGGTATTAATTTTCTATAAGAACAATGAACCAAAAACTAAGCATTGTTCAGAGTAAGAAAATATTACATGATTAATGTAGACATCTGGGTCTTTGTTATAAACCAGCTCTTCAATTCGGTTTCGCCATTCATTAGAGTACCACAAGCACAAAAACTATATAACATACATTGACTTTTATGGTTCTTTTgtttgcttaatatttaatgatcctttttttaaattttgttgtaaacattttgaacaCAATACAGAGGGCAAGGAAACAATGTGACGAAGACTTACGCACAAATACAGTATCTACTTTGTCGGATCGgatatagttttaaatatttgtttagttAGTCAATATCTCAAACTTTATGTCTTTATTgctataaacctggtggtggcacagatgggggtagtgatgtgagtgtagtcattcaacgcaaatcgccccaggccagcgctagacgagcggtcaaccgtgacgagtacgacgatcggccgagacgagtgtcaacaagagggttcgggaagaatcgccgtcgtgaacagagctcattagcgtcacgagaattgtagtcatctgaccacctagaaacgtcaagcggcgttctgtccggttctagaaggccagtagggaccctatataaagagcggaggtgtcgcagtcaagacggttcagaaagtgggttcacgacaggagttcagaacacggtcgactacagcacagttcaacggtgtgattctgtacggagcattacgacggttcagtgcggagtactgtcaagtacagttgagacgaccggcgtcttgatcttggtctgtgatcgagtccgacacatcgagcccaagtgtgtgaagtcagtcccgaactgttgaacgcagtgcaagcccggaacgagacggagagaccagtgcaagacttgatacggcggaacggtgttatcggagagatatttgttatcgcagagctatttgtactgttctccgtgctgccaattgtacagtattggctgttatttatggacattaaacctttacgttattttggagccctgacttgtcaagttctttaagttggtggtgtatggtgcagtttgcagagagcctggatagtgagatttgtatctatgtatttgtgtgtaaacaaaaaaaaaatcaatattttaaatacggaaaataaaagaaacatatttaggtttgataaaaatgaataattataaagtgctagacatttatattttgtagaccaaactcccccccctcccccttaatACTAATTCTATCAATGGTTTTTGAAgagacatgaataaaaaattagGGCTAGCCAACATGACAATAAACCTGATGGAAAGTAGTTCCTTACTTTAAAATAATCCAAGCCGCTGGTGCATACACTCTAGATTTAAACACgggttaatgttttaaaattaatataaagttTCATGCAGCATATAGGATATTTGAAGGGAGTTTTTCAGATTCTATTTTATATCACACTTTACAAAAGTGcaattattttttcctttagtGTTATCTCTAAAGTGGGCCCCAACTGATCAAGAGTTATGGACCCAAGTGCAATCAACCCCTTTGCGCGATTTGTTTGAACGCCACAGactgtgggcccctaatggtcgtgggcccgggttcattgaaccccttctctccatggatgctacgccactgcctttgAGGCAGAGGGTATTTTAAACCTGTGTAATTTTGTTGGTACTTTCATAATATAGACAGCTAGAACTGGATACACACttcacatttagatctaggatctatgAAAAAAACATAAGCAAAGGCAAAGCTGaaataatctatcaataaaatGAAACCAATgtaataaacaattatttattgtacattacGACTGTCTACGCCATGTTTGCCTTCATAGgcacttttttctttaatttataagtcaaactagagttttccccgtgggACAAACGAGCTAGTTATTCTTTTCACAGCGATcaacatcaactgttaaatattaagaaaaatcgctagagccgtttttgagatccgtgtctAGGTTCCACCCTCCAGCTTCCCCTCACCCTCTAGGCTctatgaagttctgacttgaatagagatattgtaataacctctaatattttaaattgttcttTCATAGGCTGCTGATGAAACCATTACAAAATCTGGTCGAGAGACTCTTGTCTTACCATTGGATGAAAGTCTGGCATCTTCTCTTCAAACAAACGTAGACTATCAACATGAGACTGAAATAAGTTTGGAAGGTGAGGCTGGGCTAGAGAGGCATCTATCACTATGCACCAAACATCCCAAacataaagaattcattccagtCCATCGTTTTTCCATCCATGACCTACCAGAAGACTATCAAGATGTCGACATAGTCAAACTTGTACAAACTTTGGCCGCGCTGACCGTAAGAGTCAGTGTGACGTATACCAGCTTGAACCGGCCCCAATTTCATCCACGCTCCAACGCCAAGTATCCGATGTACGAGTTGAGGGGAAAGTCCGTACTCCGGACGGGGTCTGGAAGAATTTGGGGAGTTCGGAAATACACGGAGGACAGCTGCCCATGTAGCAAGTGCAAGAGTCGCGGTGAGGCCAGCAAGGTGTGGGGTCGTGTGTACGTCTATACCGCCACTCATGTCGTGTTCGACAGCTCAGAAGGCATGTGCTCGGAGGTCCTTTGGGGATACGACGAGGTAAGGCGGAACGCTAAAGTCATTCAAGGCGTCGCTGCGGGTGTTTTTGGTGACTTGGAACGCGACCGGTGTATCCTTAACTGCGTGACGTGTGATGAGGATCTTCTGGACAAGCTGGCGCAACTTGTGACAGACTACAAGAAACTTTACATTCGTGTGTTTAAGAAGTACAGCTCCAGCGCCAGGGATGACCGGCTGACTGTAGTGGTCTCTCATCCCCATGGCCGCGCTAAAGCTGTGACAGTCGGTTGTTGGATCAACAGACACAATTTCAGTGACCAGCGTGGACTCATAGACACTACCTACACTTATAATGCCGCCACGTGCGCGGGAAGCAGCGGTGCACCAGTGTTTCTCTTAGGCAAGGTATGGTACACCTTAGCCCACAGTGGCACAAGTACCAATGGAAACTACAGCAGcggaggttggggtgtctgaaTAGCACagattgttatattttgtttaagtaATCAACTCTATTAAAAAAGAGTCAATGTCATGATAATAAAATACTgagacagaaaaataaaagcacatttcttattccatatgctctACAACACATTTGTACACGTGCTCCATCTTCCCTGTTATTATTAACACATtaaatgggttgcctaaatTAGGAGAAGAAATGACTTTAAACAGTCAGCACATGGATGCAggcaggacgtaattatcttatcttttgaagAAACGTATCTAATCAATGAGacaagaagataagataagattatgttTATTCACACTCTGAGATGAGATCGTTAGACAAATACTGAGAATAGTCCGACTTCGACTCACAATTCTAACATTTCTCTGCTTCGATACTAGGGCGAAACTCTGTTATCATTCCAAAACACTACGTCTAGGTCTTGTCTAGGTCAGTGCACAAAACAGTGCGTACTTTTGATTGTTGTGTGCAATGACAAGTTGAAACAATATGCTTTTAGTGCACCGTAGCATAAAGcatttctttcttcctcttAGCGTCAGTCTCCTTGAGACCTGAGTCTCTGTTATATCTTTGATATTTGTACTACTTATTGTGTTAAAAAAACGTACACCTTTAGTTTTGTATTcattaaagtattattattgaaaGCTCCACTACCTTATAATTGGAATACtcaaatatacataaaaatgttcatataaaaatgcaatttTTCTGACATAGCTTGTGATATAATGGGCGTATTTCAATGCTGTTGTACATACATGTAATTTGTTAACTGGTTAATAAAATATGACATGCtgtgacatttctttttaatgtaattAATGAAAATGGAATTTTAACTTAGAATTggcgatataaaatctaaagcaaactatagtcggctaattccaagagcgtattctagggaggttacacatttctagcagtggcggggctccattaataaagtgctttGAAAAGTCATctgtcgaaattgaaaaacactaaatgtggttcaacaaagatggctaagatagattttaggagtcagttaaagagatcgggtctaaatcaaggaaatcatatgccaaattgggagtcgaccccttagtaaggttgtgacagagcgttgcatgaggtttgcgggacatgttctccgacaaaatgaattatgcataCTTAAGGGTTGccatgacatcctagtacaacttagcGCCAGTAAGGCAGTGAGAATAGCATTtgaggtttttgaaataaaacttttaaatagcaggaaaatttactgtagatacctcagaacattcattttgttggctttcaataccagaaatagtgcttgccgctcccccagaccccattgatgtcaatggcggggagtctacaatttatCCACTAAATCCAGGGAGAAACATTGTAGGGCATAAAAAACATCTTTCGAAAGAATgaatggtcagaatgtaataaaaatcatgtacacacacacacacacacatacatactataattattttttcgggggggggggggaagggggggggagaaaaaaatcccccccaacccccccccccccgaaaaaaatcctggctacgcccatgatatatatacaaAACGTGGAATTACGTTAAATAATGCAAAAGAAGATAAGGCTAAATTATGCGGCAATCTATTAgcaaggccggccttagataattggaggccttgGCGGCCGGCCCTGCTTTTAGGATCGAATATTTGCTCTCATCCAATCACTCGAGGATAAACAAAGGTTGTGTAGAATGTAGATAATACAAGATGGCAAGTCACGTGATCTACCAGCAGTCACTGCAAGCAGACGCTGTTTTCAACGCTTGGTTGCTTTAGCTTAACACCTTCAGTGATTTCTTT
Coding sequences within it:
- the LOC129923997 gene encoding uncharacterized protein LOC129923997, translated to MSFHLYGTTMAADETITKSGRETLVLPLDESLASSLQTNVDYQHETEISLEGEAGLERHLSLCTKHPKHKEFIPVHRFSIHDLPEDYQDVDIVKLVQTLAALTVRVSVTYTSLNRPQFHPRSNAKYPMYELRGKSVLRTGSGRIWGVRKYTEDSCPCSKCKSRGEASKVWGRVYVYTATHVVFDSSEGMCSEVLWGYDEVRRNAKVIQGVAAGVFGDLERDRCILNCVTCDEDLLDKLAQLVTDYKKLYIRVFKKYSSSARDDRLTVVVSHPHGRAKAVTVGCWINRHNFSDQRGLIDTTYTYNAATCAGSSGAPVFLLGKVWYTLAHSGTSTNGNYSSGGWGV